Genomic DNA from Catellatospora sp. TT07R-123:
AGAGCAACGCCGGGCTCGTCGCCGCGGCCAAGGCGCGCCAGGCGGTGATGTTCGCGCTGTCGCAGCGCGGCAAGCCGTACGTGTGGGGCAACGAGGGCCCGAACTCGTACGACTGCTCCGGCCTGGTCTGGGCGTCGTACCGGTCGGCGGGCATCACGCTCAACCGGGTCGCCCGCGACCAGTACTACGGCACCCGCCAGAAGACCGTCAGCAAGTACGCGCTGCTCCCCGGCGACCTGCTGTTCTTCGCCACCGACCCGAGCGACTGGCGCACCATCCACCACGTCGGCATGTACCTGGGCGACGGCAAGATGGTGCACGCCCGCACCACCGGCGATGTGGTGAAGATCGCATCGGTGAACCTCTACAGTGTCGACTTCGCGACCCGCGTGGTGGACGCGCTGCCCGCCCCGGCGACGCCGTCGCCGTCCGCGTCGGCCAGCCCGCGCCCGTCGGCCAGCACCAGCCCGACCCCCGGCGCGTCGACCTCACCGAGCCCGTCGGCCAGCCCGAGCCCCAGTTCCAGCCCTTCGCCGGAGGCCCCGGCGTCGCCGTCGCCGTCCCCTTCGCCCTCACCGAGCCCGGCCGCCGAGAGCATCCCGCCCTCGACCGAGCCGCAGTGACGGCGAACACCGGCAGAACGGGAACAACCGGTCATCCGGCGTGACTCTGGATACACCGACGGGCTATTGCCGGGCGGTTCCGTTGGCGCAACCCGTACACTCATTGGGTTGATCTGGGCGCGCTCACCGCGCCCTCGAGCGTTCCTGCGGGTGACTTGCAGCGGCACTAGGCCGCGCGGCGCGGGGATGCGCCACCCGAGAGGTATCACGCTTTGACTCAGCACGACCCTGCCCTGTTCCCGTCCGTGTTCGACATCAACATCGACGGCTCGAAGGCCGGCTCCGACGGCCCGAAGGTCGACGCCGAGGGCCTGACGGGCGCCTCCGACGAGCAGCCCGCCGCGGCGGCCCTGCCCGGCTTCGCCGAGCTCGGCGTGCCGCGCCCGCTGGTGCGCGAGCTGGACCGCGCCGGCATCACCCGCCCGTTCGAGATCCAGGCCGCCACGCTGCCCGACGCGCTCGCCGGGCGCGACGTGCTGGGCCGCGGCCAGACCGGCTCGGGCAAGACCCTCGCGTTCGGACTCCCGCTGCTGGCCCGCCTCGCGCAGGGCAAGCCGGCCCGCCCGCACCACCCCAAGGCTCTGATCATGGTGCCCACCCGCGAGCTGGCGATGCAGGTCGCCGACGCGCTGCGCCCGCTGGCCAAGGCCATGGAGCTGTACCTGAGCACCGCCGTCGGCGGCGTGCCGTACGACCGGCAGATCATCGGCCTGCAGCGCGGTCTCGACCTGCTCGTCGCGACCCCCGGCCGGCTCGGCGACCTGATCGAGCGGGGCGCCTGCGCCCTGGACGACATCGAGATCACCGTGCTGGACGAGGCCGACCAGATGGCCGACATGGGCTTCCTGCCCGAGGTCACCGAGCTGATGTCCAAGTGCCCCGCCGAGGGCCAGCGCCTGCTGTTCTCGGCCACTCTGGACGGTGACGTGGACACGCTGGTCAAGCGGTTCATGACCAACCCGATCACGCACTCGACCGCGCCGCCGGCCGCGTCGGTGTCCACCATGGACCACCTGATGCTGCTGATCGCGCCGCAGGAGAAGTTCAAGGTCACCGCTGCGGTCGCCAACCGTCCCGGTCGGACGATCATGTTCGCGCGTACCCAGATGGGCGTGGACCGACTCGTCGGGCAGCTGCGCGAGGTCGGCGTGCGCGCGGGCGGCCTGCACGGCGGCAAGACCCAGCGGGTGCGCACCCGGACCCTGGCCGAGTTCAAGGAAGGCCGGATGAGCGTCCTGGTCGCCACGGACGTCGCCGCGCGCGGCATCCACGTCGACGGCGTCTCGCTGGTCGTGCACGTGGACCCGCCGAAGGACCCCAAGGACTACCTGCACCGGGCCGGCCGCACCGCCCGCGCCGGCGAGTCCGGCGCGGTGGCCACGCTGGTGCTGCCCAAGCAGCGCCGCACCACCCTGGCCATGATGGAGAAGGCCGGCGTCGACAAGCCCGCCGAGCACCGGCTGCGC
This window encodes:
- a CDS encoding DEAD/DEAH box helicase, whose product is MTGASDEQPAAAALPGFAELGVPRPLVRELDRAGITRPFEIQAATLPDALAGRDVLGRGQTGSGKTLAFGLPLLARLAQGKPARPHHPKALIMVPTRELAMQVADALRPLAKAMELYLSTAVGGVPYDRQIIGLQRGLDLLVATPGRLGDLIERGACALDDIEITVLDEADQMADMGFLPEVTELMSKCPAEGQRLLFSATLDGDVDTLVKRFMTNPITHSTAPPAASVSTMDHLMLLIAPQEKFKVTAAVANRPGRTIMFARTQMGVDRLVGQLREVGVRAGGLHGGKTQRVRTRTLAEFKEGRMSVLVATDVAARGIHVDGVSLVVHVDPPKDPKDYLHRAGRTARAGESGAVATLVLPKQRRTTLAMMEKAGVDKPAEHRLRVTDEKLVELTGAREPSGTPVVDEPEPRFARGQRRDGGRDFRGGDRGGFRSDRGGDRGGDRGGFRSDRGGDRPFRSDRGGDRPFDRDNRGGGQGFDRGGRDDRGFRGGSSFDRDRRSGGDRGPRQFGERRPAASAPGA